One window from the genome of Anopheles merus strain MAF chromosome 3R, AmerM5.1, whole genome shotgun sequence encodes:
- the LOC121595455 gene encoding uncharacterized protein LOC121595455 has protein sequence MSFWLQPMRYKRRIVYVFLFLSAALYVLYSCIPDPPIHNCFQIVPGDSFVAGDSLEDVQQSMPQPTDDGRNIFFHETSCLKEDGIVRLNARQACAIESAARANPEWNVYVLFAAPVGFRNHTTQPILDALLEYRNVHLRYVNLTTYANETPLEEWMASGEIFRSLYMNSHLSDVMRYLTLYKYGGTYLDLDVIVQQSFEKLEPNYAGAESVRWVAAGVMNFEPKGHGHELAEMCVRDLLANFNGKDWGNNGPGVVTRVLQKYCHTRSTAHMTRERCRHFTVYPISAFYAIGYEDYRQFFEEQYLEHALYTLNQSIVVHVWNKFSKNHPVRVGSRVAYGVLAERHCPKVYRSCGTVFKSESVTAPSSTLKRVATTTSAPTTPSPWIDTCFKIFGSNVTTGYSLHGKHILEDVQQSVPQPTDDGRNIFFHETSCLKKDGIVRLNARQACAIESAARANPEWNVYVLFAAPVGFRNRTTQPVLDALLQCPNVHLRYVNLTTYANETPLEEWMARGEILRSQYMNSHLSDVMRYLTLYKYGGTYLDLDVIVQQSFEKLEPNYAGAESFDLINSAVMNLEPKGHGHELAEMCVRDLLANYNGYQWAQNGPGVITRVLFFEEPYLKSVLDALNQSIVVHLWNKLSKDNPVWVGSRVAYGVLAERHCPNVDTTTQAFQCKMFSQRKCRFVLYIVGAFVFLLLVRRIGDRQRRITPHIYSQIVEEDLEFWESYENRFFATKQLHQQKSESVTVPSSTLKRVATTTSAPTTPSPWINTCFKIFGSNVTTGYSLHGKHILEDVQQSVPQPTDDGRNIFFHETSCMKKDGIVRLNARQACAIESAARANPEWNVYVLFAAPVGFRNRTTQPVLDALLQYPNVHLRYVNLTTYANDTPLKEWMARGEILRSQYMNSHLSDVMRYLTLYKYGGTYLDLDVIVQQSFEKLEPNYAGAESFDLINSAVMNLEPKGHGHELAEMCVRDLLANYNGYQWAQNGPGVITRVLVKHCHTQSITNMTQHCSQHFTVYPPSAFYAIAYWNYKQFFEEPYLKSVLDALNQSIVVHLWNKLSKDNPVRVGSRVAYAVLAERHCPNVYGSCGPVFYSSKMISHNSFRYVRYAVCALLLLLLFRLIRDRRPKPAYIPADVAQGDPGFLTSYDTSKDLHAHSSVYFIESSAPFKRIITIGPRQACAIESAARANPLKKIIVLFASWNPITNPSQVRFPDLPTLAGFGNVHFRWLDLNRFAQGTPVEAVIRSDRLHERPNGAEYLSEILRLVLLYKYGGIYLDLDVVTLKTLDFVNANFFGAETERLVGTSVIGLRRGGFGELFAERCLNNFKYFDEQKNIRNGSFLLTYQVVQTCETLTLQEILDSGCRGMLQVHRRSIFHPFDETNVGMMFDPSRLEEAKDRLAHAMTVHMLHRTSGKMRVAGGTTGYQLIAQNYCPRVYEENSYDF, from the exons ATGTCTTTCTGGCTGCAACCGATGCGATACAAACGGCGGATCGTGTAcgtgtttctgtttctttcgGCCGCACTCTACGTCCTGTACAGCTGCATTCCGGATCCGCCGATACACAACTGTTTCCAGATCGTTCCCGGGGACAGCTTCGTCGCCGGGGATAGCTTGGAAGATGTGCAGCAGTCTATGCCGCAGCCGACCGACGATGGGCGTAACATCTTCTTTCACGAAACATCCTGCTTGAAGGAGGACGGTATTGTGCGGCTGAACGCCCGACAAGCGTGTGCAATCGAGTCGGCTGCCCGGGCCAATCCGGAGTGGAACGTGTACGTACTGTTTGCGGCCCCGGTTGGCTTCCGGAACCACACGACACAGCCAATCCTTGACGCACTGCTCGAGTATCGCAATGTGCATCTGCGCTACGTTAATTTGACCACATACGCGAACGAAACTCCGCTGGAAGAATGGATGGCGAGTGGGGAAATCTTTCGCTCGCTGTACATGAACTCGCATCTGTCCGATGTGATGCGCTACCTGACCCTGTACAAGTACGGTGGAACGTACCTTGATCTGGATGTGATCGTGCAGCAATCGTTTGAGAAGCTGGAACCGAACTATGCCGGTGCCGAGTCGGTGCGATGGGTTGCGGCCGGCGTGATGAACTTCGAACCGAAAGGCCACGGTCACGAGCTGGCGGAAATGTGTGTTCG CGACCTGCTGGCCAACTTCAACGGCAAGGATTGGGGCAACAATGGCCCGGGGGTGGTAACGCGCGTACTGCAAAAGTACTGCCACACACGGTCGACGGCTCACATGACCCGGGAACGGTGCCGGCACTTTACCGTCTATCCGATCAGTGCATTTTACGCGATAGGGTACGAAGATTATCGGCAGTTTTTCGAGGAACAGTACCTGGAGCACGCCCTCTACACGCTCAATCAATCGATAGTGGTGCACGTGTGGAACAAGTTTAGCAAGAACCATCCGGTGCGGGTTGGGTCACGGGTCGCTTACGGTGTGCTAGCCGAACGGCACTGTCCCAAAGTGTACCGTTCTTGCGGGACCGTTTTT AAAAGTGAATCCGTCACAGCTCCGTCTTCTACATTGAAGCGTGTCGCCACGACTACCTCCGCACCAACAACTCCAAGTCCATGGATCGACACCTGTTTCAAGATCTTCGGCAGTAATGTCACTACCGGGTACAGCTTACACGGCAAACACATACTGGAGGATGTGCAGCAGTCCGTACCGCAGCCGACCGACGATGGCCGTAACATCTTCTTTCACGAAACATCCTGCTTGAAGAAGGACGGTATTGTGCGGCTGAATGCCCGACAAGCCTGTGCAATCGAGTCGGCTGCCCGGGCCAATCCTGAGTGGAACGTGTATGTACTGTTTGCGGCTCCGGTTGGCTTCCGGAACCGCACGACACAGCCAGTCCTTGACGCACTGCTCCAGTGTCCTAATGTGCATCTGCGCTACGTCAACTTGACCACATACGCGAACGAAACACCGCTGGAAGAATGGATGGCGAGGGGGGAAATATTACGCTCACAGTACATGAACTCGCATCTGTCCGATGTGATGCGCTATCTGACCCTCTACAAGTATGGTGGAACGTACCTTGATCTGGATGTGATCGTGCAACAGTCTTTTGAGAAGCTGGAACCGAACTATGCCGGTGCCGAAtcgtttgatttgattaattCCGCTGTAATGAACTTGGAACCGAAAGGCCACGGCCATGAGCTGGCGGAAATGTGTGTTCG aGACCTACTGGCCAACTATAATGGTTATCAATGGGCTCAAAATGGTCCAGGGGTAATAACGCGCGTATTG TTTTTTGAAGAACCGTACCTAAAGTCGGTCCTCGATGCGCTCAATCAATCGATCGTGGTGCACCTGTGGAACAAGCTGAGTAAAGACAATCCGGTGTGGGTTGGGTCACGGGTCGCTTACGGTGTGCTAGCCGAACGGCACTGTCCCAACGT AGATACGACTACTCAAGCTTTTCAGTGTAAAATGTTCTCACAAAGAAAGTGTCGCTTTGTTCTTTATATCGTTGGTGCattcgtttttcttctgcttgtACGTCGCATTGGTGATCGCCAGAGGAGAATTACGCCGCACATTTACTCTCAGATTGTCGAAGAAGATTTGGAATTTTGGGAATCATACGAAAACCGATTTTTCGCCACAAAACAATTACACCAACAGAAAAGTGAATCCGTCACAGTTCCGTCTTCAACATTGAAGCGTGTCGCCACGACTACCTCCGCACCAACAACTCCAAGTCCATGGATCAACACCTGTTTCAAGATCTTCGGCAGTAACGTCACTACCGGGTACAGCTTACACGGCAAACACATACTGGAGGATGTGCAGCAGTCCGTACCGCAGCCGACCGACGATGGCCGTAACATCTTCTTTCACGAAACATCCTGCATGAAGAAGGACGGTATTGTGCGGCTGAATGCCCGACAAGCCTGTGCAATCGAGTCGGCTGCCCGGGCCAATCCGGAGTGGAACGTGTATGTACTGTTTGCAGCCCCGGTTGGCTTCCGGAACCGCACGACACAGCCAGTCCTTGACGCACTGCTCCAGTATCCTAATGTGCATCTGCGCTACGTCAACTTGACCACATACGCGAACGATACACCGCTGAAAGAATGGATGGCGAGGGGGGAAATATTACGCTCACAGTACATGAACTCGCATCTGTCCGATGTGATGCGCTATCTGACCCTCTACAAGTATGGTGGAACGTACCTTGATCTGGATGTGATCGTGCAACAGTCTTTTGAGAAGCTGGAACCGAACTATGCCGGTGCCGAAtcgtttgatttgattaattCCGCTGTAATGAACTTGGAACCGAAAGGCCACGGTCATGAGCTGGCGGAAATGTGTGTTCG aGACCTACTGGCCAACTATAATGGTTATCAATGGGCTCAAAATGGTCCAGGGGTAATAACGCGCGTATTGGTAAAGCACTGCCATACCCAGTCGATCACCAACATGACCCAGCATTGTTCCCAGCACTTTACCGTCTATCCACCCAGCGCTTTTTACGCAATTGCGTATTGGAATTATAAACAGTTTTTTGAAGAACCGTACCTAAAGTCGGTCCTCGATGCGCTCAATCAATCGATCGTGGTGCACCTGTGGAACAAGCTGAGTAAAGACAATCCGGTGCGGGTTGGGTCACGGGTCGCTTACGCTGTGCTAGCCGAACGGCACTGTCCCAACGTGTACGGGTCTTGTGGGCCCGTCTTCTA CTCCTCCAAAATGATCTCACATAATTCGTTCCGCTACGTTCGATATGCTGTGTGTGcattattgctgctgctgctgtttcgaTTGATACGCGATCGCCGCCCGAAACCGGCGTACATTCCCGCCGACGTTGCTCAAGGAGATCCGGGCTTTCTGACGTCCTACGACACCTCGAAAGACTTGCACGCGCACAGCAGCGTGTACTTTATCGAATCGTCCGCACCGTTCAAGCGCATCATCACGATCGGACCGCGGCAGGCGTGCGCGATCGAGTCGGCAGCACGTGCCAATCCGCTCAAGAAGATAATCGTCCTGTTCGCCTCCTGGAACCCAATAACGAACCCCAGCCAGGTACGGTTTCCCGATCTGCCAACGTTGGCGGGGTTTGGAAACGTTCACTTCCGCTGGCTAGATTTGAACCGGTTCGCGCAAGGTACACCGGTGGAGGCGGTGATCCGATCGGACCGGCTGCACGAACGGCCGAATGGTGCCGAGTATCTGTCGGAGATATTGCGCCTggtgctgctgtacaagtACGGTGGCATCTACCTCGACCTCGACGTGGTGACGCTGAAAACGCTCGACTTTGTCAATGCAAACTTTTTCGGCGCCGAAACGGAACGGCTTGTCGGAACGTCCGTAATCGGACTAAGGCGGGGCGGGTTTGGGGAACTGTTTGCCGAGCGTTGTCTCAA caACTTCAAATATTTcgacgaacaaaaaaacatccgcAATGGGTCCTTTCTACTCACCTACCAGGTCGTTCAGACGTGCGAAACACTCACCCTACAGGAGATCCTTGACAGCGGCTGCCGCGGAATGCTGCAGGTGCACCGGCGGAGTATCTTTCATCCCTTCGACGAAACCAACGTGGGCATGATGTTCGATCCTAGCCGGCTGGAGGAAGCGAAGGACCGCCTTGCCCATGCGATGACCGTTCACATGCTCCATCGTACTAGCGGGAAGATGCGAGTCGCTGGCGGCACAACGGGCTATCAGTTGATTGCCCAAAACTACTGTCCAAGGGTGTATGAAGAAAATAGCtatgatttttaa
- the LOC121596808 gene encoding lactosylceramide 4-alpha-galactosyltransferase: MFSQRKCRFVLYIVGAFVFLLLVRRIGDRQRRITPHIYSQIVEEDLEFWESYENRFFATKQLHQQKSESVTAPSSTLKRVATTTSAPTTPSPWIDTCFKIFGSNVTTGYSLHGKHILEDVQQSVPQPTDDGRNIFFHETSCLKKDGIVRLNARQACAIESAARANPEWNVYVLFAAPVGFRNRTTQPVLDALLQCPNVHLRYVNLTTYANETPLEEWMARGEILRSQYMNSHLSDVMRYLTLYKYGGTYLDLDVIVQQSFEKLEPNYAGAESFDLINSAVMNLEPKGHGHELAEMCVRDLLANYNGYQWAQNGPGVITRVLVKHCHTQSITNMTQHCSQHFTVYPPSAFYAIAYWNYKQFFEEPYLKSVLDALNQSIVVHLWNKLSKDNPVWVGSRVAYGVLAERHCPNVYGSCGPVF; the protein is encoded by the exons ATGTTCTCGCAAAGAAAGTGTCGCTTTGTTCTTTATATCGTTGGTGCattcgtttttcttctgcttgtACGTCGCATTGGTGATCGCCAGAGGAGAATTACGCCGCACATTTACTCTCAGATTGTCGAAGAAGATTTGGAATTTTGGGAATCATACGAAAACCGATTTTTCGCCACAAAACAATTACACCAACAGAAAAGTGAATCCGTCACAGCTCCGTCTTCTACATTGAAGCGTGTCGCCACGACTACCTCCGCACCAACAACTCCAAGTCCATGGATCGACACCTGTTTCAAGATCTTCGGCAGTAATGTCACTACCGGGTACAGCTTACACGGCAAACACATACTGGAGGATGTGCAGCAGTCCGTACCGCAGCCGACCGACGATGGCCGTAACATCTTCTTTCACGAAACATCCTGCTTGAAGAAGGACGGTATTGTGCGGCTGAATGCCCGACAAGCCTGTGCAATCGAGTCGGCTGCCCGGGCCAATCCTGAGTGGAACGTGTATGTACTGTTTGCGGCTCCGGTTGGCTTCCGGAACCGCACGACACAGCCAGTCCTTGACGCACTGCTCCAGTGTCCTAATGTGCATCTGCGCTACGTCAACTTGACCACATACGCGAACGAAACACCGCTGGAAGAATGGATGGCGAGGGGGGAAATATTACGCTCACAGTACATGAACTCGCATCTGTCCGATGTGATGCGCTATCTGACCCTCTACAAGTATGGTGGAACGTACCTTGATCTGGATGTGATCGTGCAACAGTCTTTTGAGAAGCTGGAACCGAACTATGCCGGTGCCGAAtcgtttgatttgattaattCCGCTGTAATGAACTTGGAACCGAAAGGCCACGGCCATGAGCTGGCGGAAATGTGTGTTCG aGACCTACTGGCCAACTATAATGGTTATCAATGGGCTCAAAATGGTCCAGGGGTAATAACGCGCGTATTGGTAAAGCACTGCCATACCCAGTCGATCACCAACATGACCCAGCATTGTTCCCAGCACTTTACCGTCTATCCACCCAGCGCTTTTTACGCAATTGCGTATTGGAATTATAAACAGTTTTTTGAAGAACCGTACCTAAAGTCGGTCCTCGATGCGCTCAATCAATCGATCGTGGTGCACCTGTGGAACAAGCTGAGTAAAGACAATCCGGTGTGGGTTGGGTCACGGGTCGCTTACGGTGTGCTAGCCGAACGGCACTGTCCCAACGTGTACGGGTCTTGTGGGCCCGTCTTCTAA
- the LOC121595570 gene encoding stress response protein NST1, with protein sequence MSANENDPDNNPDVILEKLLRKARAKESRWDRIRRKHLSNLTVTSKTVKKFINMDFVDENQLRLMMAGEGAGSGTPGNGKPMLDPVLVMDIRHEMIRRKEEKGGETRTKPFIDPVKAYQLENLENHNRSIELTLCENELNKFRKQLEHMGGAGNGKKTQVSSQKRSILYINIPKIDNGMIYESLEECERYTTHFYQSAIEGSEQLFEEIQDERPLGMVKQTATIEEIIEREEQENIEKVSANVVPNFGALDDPSNGVVEYAPNGVHHEPEEDPAEDQDEDSKIVRFGNTEVITFPADDSSFSLGSEYDFDDHDLFLESLDSDVDEFDETEFQSTDSTADHSGANEDRSGKRDSLPTDSSECLTISRIDTSHSGSKEDQDTSSAFSRRNRLAYEYDDEEESELLEIAPAAEKLSKADPIVVRKCDLKDYSELCVTNYRPDSGAAKDDRVELTEESRKLISNALKEGYLQNHDRAVLKQYFFKWLQYTILEKISKGAGVTSTREQKLKRINDFISNIRHSRKKGALRSKPSTDSTGQPTSVKKEYEHRLKVQQDIIELQKLKLERQERIITELKLSKFSEASKISKAEIQSELLKAARTGHVRLRAKAKCIQIVGNIKADTSEEDEMRKLQAQGLMIPKFLAKMQQRALERSQRHQEAKERRMRMEKEREDAKQAAEEAKRHEDEEARKRRYREMREKRKLEKLQKIIREQERQAWIANNQIAKEFRLLKLKRFGMHAFKLLLGIRHENERRSIAYRRRYYKRKYFRKWWFLTNALWESKKALADGMHEYKLYRVAVRHWKMYMHEQRCKLQVAIDWYEVRMAEKVISIWIGKTKQSLMILHGKMSHAASHYEWQLKWKVFERWQRLHIILRIEKETEMRRQRWRMKIWELLPDYKPIEEDI encoded by the exons ATGTCCGCGAACGAAAACGACCCGGATAATAATCCGGACGTGATACTGGAGAAGTTGCTGCGCAAGGCCCGTGCGAAGGAATCGCGATGGGATCGGATCCGTCGCAAGCACCTGAGCAACCTGACCGTCACCTCCAAGACGGTGAAAAAGTTCATCAACATGGACTTTGTGGACGAGAACCAGCTGAGGTTGATGATGGCAGGCGAGGGGGCTGGTAGTGGAACGCCCGGCAATGGGAAACCGATGCTCGATCCGGTGCTGGTGATGGACATCCGTCACGAGATGATCCGCCGGAAGGAGGAGAAGGGTGGTGAGACGCGCACGAAACCATTCATCGATCCGGTCAAGGCGTACCAGCTGGAAAATCTGGAAAACCATAACCGTTCGATCGAGCTGACGCTGTGCGAGAATGAGCTGAACAAGTTCCGTAAGCAGCTGGAACACATGGGTGGAGCAGGGAATGGGAAGAAGACGCAGGTGAGCTCCCAGAAGCGGAGCATTCTGTACATTAACATCCCGAAGATTGACAATGGGATGATTTACGAGAGCTTGGAGGAGTGTGAGCGGTATACGACACACTTTTACCAGAGCGCCATCGAAGGTTCGGAACAGCTGTTTGAGGAGATTCAGGATGAGCGGCCGTTGGGTATGGTGAAGCAGACAGCTACAATTGAAGAGATCATTGAAAGAGAGGAGCAGGAGAACATTGAGAAGGTGTCTGCTAACGTAGTGCCCAATTTCGGAGCATTGGATGACCCGAGCAATGGTGTAGTGGAGTATGCACCCAATGGAGTCCACCACGAACCGGAAGAAGATCCGGCCGAAGATCAGGACGAAGACAGTAAGATCGTGCGGTTTGGCAATACCGAGGTCATCACCTTTCCGGCAGACGATTCCTCATTCTCCCTCGGTTCCGAGTACGATTTTGACGACCATGATCTCTTCCTGGAGTCGCTCGACTCGGACGTGGATGAGTTTGACGAGACGGAGTTCCAGTCGACCGACAGCACGGCGGACCATTCCGGTGCGAATGAGGACCGCAGCGGCAAGCGCGATTCCCTCCCGACCGATAGCAGCGAGTGTCTCACCATATCGCGCATCGACACATCGCACAGCGGCTCGAAGGAGGACCAGGACACCAGTTCGGCCTTTTCGCGCCGCAATAGGCTGGCCTACGAGTACGATGATGAGGAGGAGTCGGAGCTGCTGGAAATTGCACCGGCCGCGGAGAAGCTCTCCAAAGCGGACCCCATCGTGGTGCGAAAGTGCGATCTGAAGGATTACAGCGAGCTGTGCGTTACCAACTACCGGCCCGACTCGGGCGCCGCCAAAGACGATCGCGTCGAGCTGACGGAAGAGTCGCGCAAACTCATCAGCAATGCGCTGAAGGAGGGCTACCTGCAGAATCACGACCGTGCCGTCCTGAAGCAGTACTTCTTCAAGTGGCTGCAGTACacgatcttggagaagatctCCAAGGGGGCGGGCGTTACGAGCACGCGGGAACAGAAGCTGAAGCGCATCAACGACTTCATCAGCAACATCCGGCACAGCCGCAAGAAGGGCGCACTGCGCAGCAAACCGTCCACCGACTCGACCGGCCAGCCCACCTCGGTCAAGAAGGAGTACGAGCACCGGCTCAAGGTGCAGCAGGACATTATCGAGCTGCAGAAGCTGAAGCTCGAGCGGCAGGAGCGCATCATTACCGAGCTGAAGCTGTCCAAGTTTTCCGAGGCGTCCAAAATCTCCAAGGCGGAAATACAGAGCGAGCTGCTGAAGGCGGCCCGCACCGGCCATGTGCGGCTGCGGGCGAAGGCAAAGTGCATTCAGATTGTGGGCAACATCAAGGCGGACACGTCGGAGGAGGATGAGATGCGCAAGCTGCAGGCGCAGGGGTTGATGATACCGAAGTTCCTCGCCAAGATGCAGCAGCGTGCGCTGGAGCGTAGCCAGCGGCACCAGGAGGCGAAGGAGCGCCGGATGCGCATGGAGAAGGAGCGCGAAGATGCGAAGCAGGCGGCGGAAGAGGCGAAGCGCCACGAGGATGAGGAAGCGCGGAAGCGGCGCTACCGGGAGATGCGCGAAAAGCGCAAGCTCGAGAAGCTGCAGAAGATTATACGCGAGCAGGAACGGCAGGCCTGGATCGCTAACAATCAGATCGCGAAGGAGTTCCGGTTGCTGAAGCTGAAACGGTTCGGCATGCATGCGTtcaagctgctgctgggcaTACGGCATGAGAATGAGCGCCGCTCGATCGCTTACCGGAGGCGGTACTACAAGCGCAAGTACTTCCGCAAGTGGTGGTTCCTCACGAATGCGCTGTGGGAAAGCAAGAAGGCGCTGGCCGATGGGATGCACGAGTACAAGCTGTACCGGGTGGCCGTCCGACACTGGAAGATG TACATGCACGAGCAACGGTGCAAGCTGCAGGTGGCCATCGATTGGTACGAGGTGCGAATGGCGGAAAAGGTCATCTCCATCTGGATCGGCAAGACGAAGCAATCGCTCATGATACTGCACGGCAAGATGTCTCACGCTGCTTCCCACTACGAATG GCAACTGAAATGGAAAGTGTTCGAGCGGTGGCAACGTTTGCACATTATCCTGCGCATCGAGAAGGAAACGGAAATGCGTCGCCAGCGCTGGCGCATGAAGATCTGGGAGCTGCTGCCCGACTACAAGCCCATCGAGGAGGACATCTAA